A genome region from Brassica oleracea var. oleracea cultivar TO1000 chromosome C2, BOL, whole genome shotgun sequence includes the following:
- the LOC106322968 gene encoding 17.6 kDa class II heat shock protein encodes MDFGRFPIISILEDMLEVPEDHNEKSRNNPSRAYMRDAKAMAATPADVIEHPNAYVFVVDMPGIKGEEIKVQVENENVLVVSGERQRENKESEGVKYVRMERRIGKFMRKFQLPENADLEKISAVCNDGVLKVTVEKLPPPEPKKPKTIQVQVA; translated from the coding sequence ATGGATTTTGGAAGGTTCCCGATAATCTCAATCCTCGAAGACATGCTAGAAGTCCCCGAGGATCACAACGAGAAGAGCCGAAACAACCCCTCTAGAGCTTACATGCGCGACGCAAAGGCCATGGCGGCTACACCAGCCGACGTGATAGAGCATCCGAACGCGTACGTGTTCGTGGTGGACATGCCTGGGATCAAAGGAGAGGAGATCAAGGTTCAGGTGGAGAACGAGAATGTGCTTGTGGTGAGCGGAGAGAGGCAGAGGGAGAACAAGGAGAGCGAGGGCGTGAAGTACGTGAGGATGGAGAGGAGAATTGGTAAGTTTATGAGGAAGTTTCAGCTTCCTGAGAATGCGGATTTAGAGAAGATCTCTGCCGTTTGTAACGATGGTGTTTTGAAGGTGACTGTTGAGAAGCTTCCTCCTCCTGAGCCAAAGAAACCGAAGACTATTCAGGTCCAAGTTGCTTGA
- the LOC106325008 gene encoding uncharacterized protein LOC106325008, with protein MHRSKTQSRNPSFSSTLLDEIYNSIDPKTQPFLNSLNTAKKQSISVNRGRDRLFGSISSSSDSNSNSSIFSSSDTELTHPKKTTSSRPLCFGPSKTTKPRKTEDKALFHRNRAKTEDKALFRQNRATRVSDDCDYASDAPKITRYDADWENTRTRRSTSKIKTPASPGVRIVNFINSLFSNNGSSKQSSSAVKSYPRKTSYDVTKPTDYYHPSTTCSSASSFSRSCLNKTSEKPSERIKRSVRFSPVNVIVAAEEEEEEDYLSNGYIRKSVKKNVEDGGRRSVEEIAREFLRDYHKNRENGLVKSNDFEDYEDVDDDVASDSSSDLFELDLAGSHHHNLYGDELPVYETTFAGLIL; from the coding sequence ATGCATAGATCCAAAACCCAATCTAGAAACCCGTCCTTCTCCTCCACTCTCCTCGACGAAATCTACAACTCCATCGACCCCAAAACCCAACCTTTTCTAAACTCTCTCAACACCGCCAAGAAACAGAGCATCAGCGTAAACAGAGGAAGAGATCGGCTATTCGGCTCTATCTCGTCTTCCTCCGACTCCAACTCCAACTCCAGCATCTTCTCCTCTTCCGACACCGAACTAACTCACCCTAAGAAGACAACGTCCTCGAGACCGTTATGTTTCGGTCCTTCCAAGACAACAAAACCGAGAAAAACAGAGGATAAAGCTCTGTTTCACCGAAACAGAGCAAAAACAGAGGATAAAGCTCTGTTTCGCCAAAACAGAGCAACCCGTGTGTCCGACGACTGCGATTACGCCTCCGACGCTCCCAAGATCACGAGGTACGATGCGGATTGGGAGAATACAAGAACCAGAAGGTCCACGAGTAAGATCAAAACTCCAGCTTCGCCTGGTGTACGGATCGTTAACTTCATCAACTCTCTGTTCAGCAACAACGGTTCTTCCAAACAATCATCCTCTGCGGTTAAGAGTTATCCGAGGAAGACGAGCTATGACGTTACTAAACCGACGGATTATTATCATCCATCGACCACGTGTTCTTCGGCTTCTTCCTTCTCAAGGTCTTGTCTGAACAAAACCTCCGAGAAACCATCTGAACGTATCAAACGGAGCGTCAGGTTTTCTCCGGTCAATGTGATCGTCGCCGCGGAAGAAGAAGAAGAGGAAGATTATCTGAGCAACGGTTACATAAGAAAGTCGGTGAAGAAGAATGTTGAAGATGGAGGGAGGAGATCAGTGGAGGAGATTGCTAGAGAGTTTCTGAGAGATTATCACAAGAACCGTGAGAACGGTTTGGTCAAGAGTAATGACTTCGAGGATTATGAAGATGTAGATGATGATGTTGCAAGTGATTCGAGTTCGGATTTGTTTGAGCTGGATTTAGCTGGGAGTCATCATCATAATCTGTATGGAGACGAGCTTCCTGTGTATGAAACCACTTTTGCTGGTTTGATCTTGTGA
- the LOC106327834 gene encoding mechanosensitive ion channel protein 10-like, which yields MDASSTGMAEPRSSNGGRDVVINVSGEEASRVSSKMASPESEKAMPINKNSSPEISKLVGSPNKPPRPPNPSYDGLTQRKSFARSVYSKPKSRFVEPSLPVDTNILEEEVKEQLGAAFSFSRASPNNRSTRSVGSTTPLTPSKAVEAEKDEDEEIYKKVKLSKEMRRKISALALLELAFFVVILSSLVASLTIDAVKRHNFWGLQVWKWCVLVMVIFSGMLVTNWFMRVVVFLIETNFLLRRKVLYFVHGLKKSVQVFIWLSLILVAWVFLFNHDVDRSHAATKILNAITRTLITLLTGSFLWLVKTLLLKILAASFNVVNFFDRIQDSVFHQYVLQTLSGPPLIEEAERVGREPRTGQLSFASVVKKGEVKEKKVIDMGKVHKMKREKVSAWTMRVLVEAVRTSGLSTISDTLDEQAHGDGKEQADRGEITSEMEALAAAYHVFRNVAQPCFSYIEEYDLLRFMIKEEVDLVFPLFDGAAETGRITRKAFTEWVVKVYNSRKALAHSLNDTKTAVKQLNKLVTAILIVITVVIWLLLLEVATTKVLLFFSTQLVALAFIIGSTCKNLFESIVFVFVMHPYDVGDRCVVDGVPMLVEEMNLLSTVFLKLDNEKVYYPNSVLAMKPISNYFRSPDMGETVEFSIAFSTPVSKIAHLKERIADYLEQNPQHWSPIHTVVVKQIEDMNKLKMALYSNHTITFQEYRERNIRRTEQSLAIKKMLEDLHIDYTPLPQQVHLTKLDKI from the exons ATGGATGCTAGTAGCACTGGAATGGCAGAGCCAAGGAGTAGCAATGGAGGAAGAGATGTTGTTATCAATGTCTCAGGCGAGGAAGCATCAAGGGTTTCTTCAAAGATGGCTTCACCAGAATCTGAAAAAGCAATGCCTATCAATAAAAACTCCTCTCCTGAAATCTCTAAGCTTGTCGGTAGTCCAAACAAGCCTCCTAGACCTCCAAATCCAAGCTACGACGGTCTAACTCAAAGAAAATCTTTTGCAAGGTCGGTTTACTCCAAACCAAAGTCCCGGTTTGTGGAACCATCTCTTCCTGTAGACACAAATATTTTAGAGGAGGAAGTTAAGGAACAACTTGGTGCTGCTTTCTCTTTTAGTAGAGCTTCCCCTAACAACAGATCAACAAGGAGTGTGGGGTCAACAACACCGTTAACTCCGAGTAAAGCTGTTGAGGCTGAGAAAGATGAAGACGAAGAAATCTACAAAAAGGTGAAGCTGAGCAAAGAGATGAGGAGAAAGATAAGTGCGTTGGCGTTGTTAGAGCTAGCTTTCTTTGTGGTGATCTTGAGCTCTTTGGTTGCTAGTTTAACCATTGATGCCGTGAAACGCCATAACTTCTGGGGGTTACAAGTGTGGAAATGGTGTGTGCTTGTGATGGTTATCTTCAGCGGAATGTTAGTAACCAACTGGTTCATGCGTGTGGTTGTGTTCCTCATAGAAACAAACTTTCTTTTGAGGAGAAAAGTGTTGTACTTCGTGCATGGGTTAAAGAAGAGCGTCCAAGTCTTCATATGGCTTAGTTTGATACTCGTTGCATGGGTGTTTCTATTCAACCACGACGTGGATAGATCCCACGCAGCCACGAAGATCCTCAACGCTATAACAAGAACGCTTATCACCCTTCTTACGGGATCATTCCTCTGGCTGGTGAAAACACTCTTGTTAAAGATCCTTGCGGCGAGTTTCAACGTTGTGAACTTCTTTGATAGGATTCAAGATTCTGTTTTCCACCAGTATGTTTTGCAAACGCTCTCTGGTCCTCCGCTTATCGAAGAGGCGGAGAGGGTGGGGCGTGAGCCGAGGACAGGGCAGTTGAGTTTCGCGAGCGTGGTGAAAAAGGGAGAGGTTAAAGAGAAGAAAGTGATTGATATGGGGAAGGTTCACAAGATGAAGCGAGAGAAAGTTTCAGCGTGGACGATGAGGGTTTTGGTGGAAGCTGTTAGGACTTCGGGTTTGTCTACTATCTCTGACACATTGGATGAACAAGCGCATGGAGATGGGAAAGAGCAGGCTGATAGAGGAGAGATTACTAGTGAGATGGAGGCTTTGGCTGCTGCTTATCATGTCTTTAGAAATGTTGCTCAGCCTTGCTTCAG TTACATAGAGGAATACGATTTGCTTAGGTTCATGATTAAAGAAGAGGTTGATCTTGTGTTTCCTTTGTTTGACGGTGCTGCTGAGACCGGGAGGATCACCAGAAAAGCTTTCACGGAATGGGTG GTTAAGGTGTACAATAGCAGGAAAGCTCTAGCGCATTCCTTAAACGACACGAAAACAGCGGTTAAGCAGTTAAACAAACTTGTGACAGCGATATTGATCGTGATTACTGTTGTCATTTGGCTGCTGCTTCTAGAAGTAGCAACGACTAAGGTGTTGCTGTTCTTCTCCACTCAACTCGTGGCTCTGGCTTTTATAATCGGAAGCACTTGCAAGAATCTCTTTGAATCCATTGTGTTTGTCTTCGTTATGCATCCTTATGATGTAGGTGATCGCTGCGTTGTCGACGGTGTCCCG ATGCTGGTTGAAGAGATGAATCTGTTATCGACGGTGTTCTTGAAGCTTGACAACGAGAAAGTGTATTATCCAAACTCTGTTTTGGCCATGAAACCGATAAGTAACTACTTCAGAAGTCCAGATATGGGAGAAACAGTTGAATTCTCTATAGCGTTTTCAACACCAGTCTCAAAGATAGCACATCTCAAAGAAAGAATCGCTGA TTACTTGGAGCAGAATCCGCAGCACTGGTCACCGATACACACGGTGGTGGTTAAGCAGATAGAGGACATGAACAAGCTGAAGATGGCTTTATACAGCAACCACACTATCACGTTTCAGGAATACAGAGAGAGGAATATCAGAAGAACTGAACAGTCTTTGGCTATTAAGAAAATGTTGGAGGATCTTCACATTGATTACACTCCACTTCCTCAACAAGTCCATCTCACCAAGCTCGACAAAATTTGA